One Nicotiana tomentosiformis chromosome 4, ASM39032v3, whole genome shotgun sequence genomic window carries:
- the LOC104099294 gene encoding uncharacterized protein, with the protein MLNFDAELAGRKRLMQLNELDEFRLHAYESAKLYKENTKRWHDKHIHHSEFEPRQLVLLFNLRLRLLPWKLKSRWSGPYEVVRVTSHGAIELRVLGGERTFLVNGQRVKHYYGGDFDCQKLKVLLAND; encoded by the coding sequence ATGCTGAACTTTGATGCAGAATTAGCGGGTAGAAAGCGGTTGATGCAAttgaacgagcttgatgagtttcgcttGCATGCGTATGAGAGTGCCAAGTTATATAAAGAAAATACCAAGCgttggcatgataagcatatccaccaTAGCGAGTTCGAACCGCGCCAATTGGTTCTCTTGTTCAATTTGAGGTTGAGACTCCTTCCGTGGAAGCTCAAATCGAGATGGTCGGGCCCGTATGAGGTAGTGAGAGTCACTTCACATGGTGCAATTGAGTTGCGCGTCTTAGGTGGCGAGAGAACGTTCTTAGTAAATGGACAAAGAGTAAAGCACTATTATGGAGGTGACTTTGATTGTCAGAAGTTGAAGGTGTTACTTGCCAATGATTAG